Proteins encoded together in one Penicillium digitatum chromosome 1, complete sequence window:
- a CDS encoding Carboxy-cis,cis-muconate cyclase → MKHHLMVGTWTAPGRIYTVQFDDDALTLKLVKKTEIPEAEPISWMTFSHDKKAIYGAAMKKWNSFAVNSPTEIIHQVSHPVAGHPLAPSSETNTRAIFVLAAHKPPYNVYGNPFYNHAGYGNVFSVKPDGCLDRNIQNYEYVPNTGIHGMVFDPTETYLYSADLTANKIWTHIKDPKTGALELVDCLEAPDAGDHPRWVEMHPSGKYLYALMEAGNRLAVYVIDERTHKPVFTHITYPLLPSGLPPRNKYRGDVTFCTKGGEYLFATTRSNHFDVTGYITAFKLGSHGEIERQLFISPTSTSGGHSNAVSPCDFSDEWLALCDDQLGFVEMYRWRDEKLARVARVDIPEQGFGMNAIWYD, encoded by the exons ATGAAGCATCACTTGATGGTTGGTACCTGGACCGCCCCCGGGCGCATCTATACCGTGCaatttgatgatgatgctctCACGCTCAAGTTGGTGAAAAAGACCGAAATCCCAGAAGCGGAGCCCATCTCATGGATGACCTTCTCTCACGACAAGAAGGCGATATATGGCGCAGCTATGAAGAAGTGGAACAGTTTTGCCGTCAACAGCCCGACAGAGATCATTCACCAAGTGTCGCACCCGGTTGCTGGCCACC CGCTGGCTCCCAGCAGCGAGACAAACACTCGTGCTATCTTCGTGCTTGCTGCTCACAAGCCTCCATACAATGTTTACGGCAACCCTTTCTACAATCACGCTGGTTATGGCAACGTGTTTTCCGTGAAGCCCGACGGATGTCTAGATAGAAACATCCAGAACTACGAATATGTCCCCAACACTGGTATCCATGGAATGGTTTTCGATCCCACGGAGACTTACTTGTACTCCGCCGATCTCACGGCCAACAAGATTTGGACGCATATCAAGGATCCCAAGACAGGCGCACTGGAACTGGTGGATTGTCTCGAGGCTCCTGATGCTGGTGACCACCCCCGCTGGGTTGAGATGCACCCGAGCGGCAAGTACCTGTACGCGCTGATGGAGGCGGGCAATCGACTGGCAGTCTACGTGATCGATGAGCGCACCCACAAGCCGGTTTTCACTCACATCACGTATCCATTACTGCCTTCGG GTCTCCCCCCCCGCAACAAGTATCGTGGAGATGTCACATTTTGCACCAAAGGTGGGGAATACCTTTTTGCCACTACTCGGTCAAATCATTTCGACGTGACCGGCTACATCACTGCGTTCAAGCTCGGCTCGCATGGCGAGATCGAGCGCCAGCTCTTCATCAGCCCCACCTCGACCAGTGGTGGCCATTCCAACGCCGTCAGCCCCTGCGACTTCAGTGATGAGTGGCTCGCACTATGCGATGACCAACTCGGATTCGTTGAGATGTACCGCTGGCGTGACGAGAAGCTGGCACGCGTTGCCCGTGTAGATATCCCCGAGCAAGGATTTGGAATGAATGCTATCTGGTATGATTGA
- a CDS encoding Serine/threonine-protein phosphatase, with amino-acid sequence MPESKIPQPGPAKLKRNAGPDEWLEAAKDCKYLSEPHMKQLCEIVKEYMMEESNIQPVSTPVTVCGDIHGQFYDLLELFRVSGGMPDGTELDPPKTSPSKLRGPNVNSNDEQEDSSSRSQSASNTSTELQLNRKFVFLGDYVDRGYFSLETLTLLLCLKAKYPDRVTLVRGNHESRQITQVYGFYEECFQKYGSASVWKACCQVFDFMTLGAIIDGKVLCVHGGLSPEIRTLDQVRVVARAQEIPHEGAFCDLVWSDPDDVETWAVSPRGAGWLFGDRVADEFCHVNDLSLIARAHQLVNEGYKYHFNNQNVVTVWSAPNYCYRCGNLASVCEIGEDLKPTFKLFSAVSDDQRHVPTSRPGRSEYFL; translated from the exons atGCCTGAGAGCAAGATTCCTCAACCCGGTCCTGCCAAACTCAAGCGCAATGCTGGCCCTGACGAGTGGCTGGAGGCAGCAAAAGACTGCAAGTATTTATCGGAGCCACACATGAAGCAGCTGTGTGAGATTGTCAAGGAATACATGATGGAGG AATCAAATATCCAACCAGTGTCGACGCCTGTCACAGTCTGCGGTGACATCCACGGCCAATTCTACGATCTCTTGGAACTGTTTCGAGTTTCTGGAGGCATGCCAGATGGTACAGAATTGGATCCCCCGAAGACCTCCCCCTCT AAGCTTCGCGGTCCCAACGTGAACTCCAATGACGAGCAGGAAGACTCGAGCTCGCGAAGCCAATCGGCCAGCAACACATCTACCGAGCTCCAGCTTAACCGCAAGTTTGTATTTCTGGGTGACTACGTGGACCGTGGATACTTTAGTCTGGAGACGTTAACGCTTTTACTCTGTCTCAAAGCAAA ATACCCTGATCGAGTCACATTGGTTCGTGGCAATCACGAGTCGCGCCAAATCACTCAGGTATACGGTTTCTACGAAGAATGCTTCCAAAAATACGGCAGTGCTTCAGTATGGAAGGCATGCTGCCAAGTTTTTGATTTCATGACATTGGGTGCCATCATTGACGGCAAGGTGCTGTGTGTTCATGGCGGTCTCAGCCCTGAGATACGCACATTGGACCAAGTCCGGGTGGTAGCCCGCGCACAGGAGATTCCCCACGAGGGTGCATTCTGTGATCTAGTATGGTCTGACCCCGATGATGTGGAAACGTGGGCTGTCAGTCCCCGAGGAGCGG GATGGTTATTTGGAGACAGAGTAGCGGATGAGTTCTGCCATGTCAACGATCTTTCATTGATCGCACGGGCTCATCAGCTGGTCAACGAAGGCTATAAATACCACTTTAACAACCAAAATGTCGTCACCGTGTGGAGTGCGCCAAATTATTGCTACCGATGCGGAAACCTGGCCTCGGTCTGTGAAATCGGAGAAGATCTCAAACCTACCTTCAAGTTGTTTAGTGCAGTCAGCGATGACCAGCGGCATGTCCCAACTTCACGGCCAGGGCGCAGCGAGTACTTTTTGTAA
- a CDS encoding 4-carboxymuconolactone decarboxylase family protein, which yields MRLPYAPSTPPADAAPDTADIYARIAERRNPRPLIPLDLSLLHSPPVADGWNSFIGAIRSRTLIDSGIMELAVCRVAVLNNAIYEWNAHAPLALKGGIKPDQLQAVLTLPCTAEGDIVELENSVLTAQQRAVLRYTDQMTRTIRVQDAVFAELKTVGYGDREIVELTTGIAGYNCVSRFLVALDVGENNAGEMKSADELVATLQ from the coding sequence ATGCGTCTGCCCTACGCCCCTTCCACCCCGCCTGCCGACGCAGCCCCGGACACCGCCGACATTTATGCCCGCATCGCGGAACGCAGAAACCCCCGTCCTTTGATTCCTCTTGACCTATCCCTTCTTCACAGTCCACCTGTGGCCGATGGTTGGAACAGCTTCATCGGAGCTATTAGGTCGCGCACTTTAATCGACTCTGGTATCATGGAATTGGCAGTCTGCCGTGTCGCTGTACTTAATAACGCTATTTACGAATGGAATGCTCACGCTCCGCTGGCTCTGAAAGGCGGCATTAAGCCGGATCAATTGCAGGCTGTTCTTACACTTCCCTGCACCGCCGAGGGAGACATTGTTGAGCTTGAGAATAGCGTACTCACCGCGCAGCAGCGCGCTGTTCTACGCTATACCGATCAGATGACTCGCACCATCAGGGTTCAAGATGCTGTTTTTGCTGAATTGAAGACGGTCGGGTACGGTGACCGCGAAATCGTGGAGCTGACCACCGGAATTGCCGGTTATAACTGTGTGAGTCGGTTCTTGGTTGCGTTGGACGTCGGCGAGAATAATGCTGGCGAGATGAAGAGTGCGGATGAGTTGGTCGCTACTCTTCaatag
- a CDS encoding Alpha/beta hydrolase, putative, with protein sequence MPTPGLLYVTMQPQGSLPDTQFHDWYNTEHGPLRLRLPFVTNGFRFRATDGEQPEYVALYDITDMDELTRETYLDLRTDLIKTEREKKTMAQIDVGRFLYDLVDERSNPTFRPLEYQVDTDAETRGSVLIAVRVATHPEPAKQAELEKWYREEHFEMLSRVPGWRRSRRFVTAAIDSAARRESLTLHEYAPVNGLGGDAHKAAMNTPWGTRLMSEVVISKKRRVYEWYYTFGPAPRELTSLAAPDVVGPWNSNDGRTRTFPSAARPAVESFVTTSDGVEIPYRLEGSTDPYAPVVILSNSILVNWNIWDGFINAFFAHQENQRYRVVRYLTRGRRPQSGEQAVNIDLLASDLATLLEALRVPPKAARLIGVSLGGVTVLNAALLHPERIGAFIACDTNSSAPESNRKAWGDRIAISEKEGSIDPETKEPIVGEELAELTTRRWFIPESYQTKPEVLAPVKEAVRTNSLKGFAHSVQALCAYDIRDRMAAATVPGLFVAGANDGILPQTMQKMAADLRGGADLKIIERAGHLPMVEQPMAFAEVVTEFFSKIDG encoded by the coding sequence ATGCCTACCCCCGGTCTTCTTTACGTGACAATGCAGCCCCAGGGCTCGTTGCCGGACACCCAGTTCCACGACTGGTATAACACTGAACATGGACCTCTGCGTCTGCGATTGCCCTTTGTCACCAATGGATTTCGCTTCCGTGCTACCGATGGAGAGCAACCTGAATATGTGGCTTTATATGATATTACCGATATGGACGAGTTAACCCGCGAGACCTACTTGGATCTAAGAACCGACTTGATTAAAACCGAACGGGAGAAGAAGACTATGGCCCAAATCGATGTCGGCCGTTTCCTGTACGACCTAGTGGATGAGCGTAGCAACCCCACCTTTCGCCCGCTAGAATATCAAGTCGATACAGATGCCGAGACGCGGGGTAGCGTCCTCATCGCCGTCCGAGTTGCCACTCATCCCGAACCCGCCAAACAAGCTGAGCTGGAAAAATGGTACCGAGAGGAACATTTTGAAATGCTCTCCCGTGTGCCTGGATGGCGTCGGAGTCGCCGTTTCGTCACTGCGGCAATCGATTCCGCCGCCCGGCGCGAATCGCTAACTCTTCATGAGTATGCTCCGGTCAATGGTCTTGGAGGTGACGCCCACAAAGCCGCCATGAATACCCCATGGGGAACGCGTCTCATGAGCGAGGTGGTCATCTCCAAAAAGCGTCGTGTATATGAGTGGTACTACACCTTCGGCCCTGCTCCTCGTGAGCTCACTTCGCTGGCTGCCCCGGATGTTGTGGGACCTTGGAACTCTAATGATGGCCGTACTCGCACATTTCCCTCGGCCGCCCGCCCGGCTGTCGAGTCATTTGTTACTACTTCTGACGGCGTTGAGATCCCTTACCGTCTGGAGGGTAGCACCGACCCCTACGCGCCTGTCGTCATTTTGAGCAACTCCATCCTGGTCAACTGGAACATCTGGGATGGTTTCATTAACGCGTTTTTTGCCCATCAAGAGAACCAACGCTACCGTGTTGTGCGGTATTTGACAAGAGGACGACGCCCGCAAAGTGGTGAGCAGGCTGTCAATATTGATTTGCTTGCCTCTGATCTAGCTACGTTGCTGGAGGCATTGCGTGTGCCCCCCAAGGCCGCTCGTTTGATCGGTGTTAGCCTAGGTGGTGTGACCGTTTTGAACGCGGCTCTCCTTCACCCAGAACGCATTGGAGCTTTCATCGCATGCGACACCAACTCTTCCGCCCCCGAATCCAATCGCAAGGCATGGGGTGACCGTATCGCCATCTCTGAGAAGGAAGGCTCTATCGATCCAGAGACCAAGGAGCCCATTGTCGGCGAAGAGTTGGCCGAATTAACCACCCGTCGCTGGTTCATACCGGAGTCATACCAGACCAAGCCTGAGGTCCTTGCGCCCGTCAAAGAGGCCGTTCGAACCAACAGCTTAAAGGGATTTGCCCATAGCGTGCAGGCCCTTTGTGCCTACGATATCCGGGATCGCATGGCTGCTGCCACTGTACCAGGTCTCTTCGTCGCCGGAGCCAATGACGGAATCCTGCCCCAGACAATGCAGAAAATGGCCGCAGATCTACGCGGTGGCGCTGATCTTAAGATCATCGAACGTGCAGGCCATCTGCCTATGGTGGAGCAGCCTATGGCATTTGCAGAAGTTGTGACTGAGTTCTTCAGCAAAATCGATGGTTGA
- a CDS encoding Glycoside hydrolase, superfamily: MRFTSLLILAGATGLVLAAPGPSISKRASSFVWFGANEAGAEFGSGKIPGKLNTDYIWPSNSSIQTLRSAGMNIFRIPFAMERLVPGTLTSSADATYLASLKSTVNYITSNGGFAVVDPHNFGRYYGNIITSTSDFAAFWTTLASEFASNKNVIFDTNNEFNSEDQTLVLNLNQAAINAIRAAGAKSQYIFVEGNSWTGAWTWTTVNDNMKALTDPQDLIIYEMHQYLDSDGSGTSETCVSSTIGQERVVAATQWLKDNDKKAFLGEFAGGANSVCQSAVIGMLDYLQANSDVWLGASWWSAGPWWGDYMYSLEPPSGIGYTSYMGLLERYFPGSGGSGGTNTAVTTTTSTTTVAAATKTPTIGSGTTGAAHNA; the protein is encoded by the exons ATGCGGTTTACCTCTTTGCTTATCTTAGCTGGTGCCACAGGCCTTGTGCTGGCAGCACCAGGCCCGTCAATATCAAAAAGGGCATCTTCCTTTGTTT GGTTCGGCGCAAACGAGGCTGGCGCAGAGTTTGGGAGCGGGAAAATTCCAGGAAAATTAAACACCGATTATATCTGGCCATCGAACTCAAGTATTCAAACCCTGCGGAGTGCAGGAATGAACATATTCCGCATTCCCTTTGCAATGGAGCGGTTGGTTCCCGGAACTCTGACATCGAGTGCGGATGCCACCTACCTGGCTTCATTGAAAAGT ACTGTCAACTATATCACGTCAAACGGTGGATTTGCTGTTGTTGATCCTCACAATTTTGGACGATA TTATGGCAACATAATCACATCTACTAGCGACTTTGCAGCCTTTTGGACGACTCTCGCATCGGAATTCGCATCGAATAAAAATGTCATCTTCGACACGA ATAACGAATTCAATTCGGAGGACCAAACCTTGGTTCTGAACCTCAACCAAGCTGCTATCAACGCCATTCGAGCTGCAGGAGCCAAATCGCAGTACATTTTCGTGGAGGGCAACTCGTGGACTGGTGCATGGACATGGACAACTGTTAATGACAACATGAAAGCTTTGACAGATCCACAGGACTTGATCATTTACGAGATGCACCAGTACCTTGACTCTGACGGTTCCGGGACATCAGAGACTTGTGTTAGCTCAACTATCGGCCAAGAACGAGTTGTGGCTGCCACACAATGGCTCAAggacaatgacaagaaggcCTTCCTAGGCGAATTTGCTGGGGGTGCCAATTCTGTCTGTCAAAGTGCAGTGATAGGTATGCTCGATTACTTGCAAGCGAATAGCGATGTTTGGCTTGGCGCGTCCTGGTGGTCTGCTGGACCATGGTGGGGAGACTACATGTACAGCTTAGAGCCTCCTTCTGGCATAGGCTATACTTCCTACATGGGTCTTCTAGAGAGGTATTTCCCTGGCTCAGGTGGCTCAGGTGGGACAAACACTGCAGTCACCACCACTACCTCCACAACAACTGTCGCTGCTGCAACCAAGACCCCCACAATTGGATCAGGCACCACTGGCGCAGCTCATAATGCATAA